In Taeniopygia guttata chromosome 7, bTaeGut7.mat, whole genome shotgun sequence, a single window of DNA contains:
- the LOC140684585 gene encoding uncharacterized protein: MPNLLREEKNGHKKKETPHINQVHPRKELEAVNNCGEHCCSHLRPLIKTEYNYLSDDDLEPHITAKHIPYTATELAKLKREYGRLPYESETEYVFRVSLTGGDQIKLTEQEASGYWGHGVFLTTGDKCDSWSLIQRVAFWAGRTSPLERGDPVAIISTPDQLLESVSKATCLQMIHRKKFIPGFESPMQLPVKPEIMTPLICGLPETLKPTPIALQKTTAAVSPVERPDRFPRVDDLVTTVEPF; the protein is encoded by the exons ATGCCAAACCTTCTCCGGGAGGAGAAGAATGGGCACAAA AAAAAGGAAACTCCTCACATTAACCAAGTTCATCCTCGCAAAGAACTTGAGGCAGTAAATAATTGTGGGGAACATTGCTGCTCTCATTTAAGACccttaattaaaacagaatataaCTATCTCAGTGATGATGATCTTGAACCCCACATCACAGCCAAACACATACCATACACTGCCACTGAATTAGCTAAGCTTAAAAGAGAATACGGACGCCTCCCATATGAATCAGAAACAGAATATGTTTTCCGGGTGTCCCTCACTGGTGGCgatcaaattaaattaactgaacAAGAAGCCAGTGGGTACTGGGGACACGGTGTCTTCTTAACAACAGGAGATAAATGTGACTCGTGGTCCCTGATACAACGTGTGGCCTTTTGGGCTGGGAGAACAAGCCCCTTGGAAAGGGGAGATCCTGTAGCTATAATTAGCACCCCTGACCAACTCCTAGAAAGTGTGTCCAAAGCCACTTGTCTGCAAATGattcacagaaagaaattcATTCCTGGCTTTGAATCCCCGATGCAATTACCTGTGAAGCCTGAAATAATGACCCCTCTAATTTGTGGGCTTCCAGAAACACTCAAACCTACTCCCATAGCCTTACAGAAAACTACAGCAGCTGTATCTCCTGTAGAAAGACCAGACAGATTTCCTA GGGTGGACGACCTGGTTACGACAGTGGAACCCTTCTAA